From the Blattabacterium cuenoti genome, one window contains:
- the nusA gene encoding transcription termination factor NusA has protein sequence MDHEALIDSFLDFKYEKNIDRVNLMAILEESIRCVLKKKYDSSKNYDIIVNPDQGDLEIWRNRIVVEDGKVKNINKEIELSTAKNIEPDFEIGEEVTEKVELMSLGRRSILALKQNLLSKVNEYDNTNVYKKFKKKIGEIINVEVYHILQKHIIVRDDEKNEMVLPKKEQIPSDFFRKGDPVRALVKRVEWKNNKPYAVLTRKDGSFLEELFKLEIPEVTDGLITVKKVVRIPGEKAKVSVESYDDKIDPVGACVGMKGTRIHPIVRELKNENIDVINYTSNTQLYITRALSPAKVSMMEINEDKKYVNVYVKLEEISKAIGRYGHNIKLASQLTGYKIHIFRDYPYEDDVELTEFSDEIEPKVLEKFYKVGLNTAKSVLNYKKSDLSKLTNLEEKTIIRVVSILKKEFEEELNI, from the coding sequence ATGGATCATGAAGCATTAATAGATTCCTTTTTAGATTTTAAATATGAAAAGAACATAGATAGAGTAAATCTTATGGCAATTTTAGAAGAATCTATACGATGTGTATTAAAAAAAAAATATGATTCTTCTAAAAATTATGATATTATTGTTAATCCAGACCAAGGAGATTTAGAAATATGGAGAAATCGTATAGTTGTTGAAGATGGGAAAGTTAAAAATATAAATAAAGAAATAGAGTTATCTACAGCAAAAAATATAGAACCAGATTTTGAGATAGGAGAAGAGGTTACAGAAAAAGTAGAATTAATGTCTTTGGGAAGAAGATCAATTTTAGCATTAAAACAAAATTTACTTTCTAAAGTAAATGAGTATGATAATACAAATGTTTATAAAAAATTTAAGAAAAAAATTGGAGAAATTATAAATGTTGAAGTATATCATATTTTACAAAAACATATTATAGTTAGAGATGATGAAAAAAATGAAATGGTATTACCAAAAAAAGAACAAATTCCAAGTGATTTTTTTAGAAAAGGGGATCCAGTTCGTGCTTTGGTAAAAAGAGTAGAATGGAAGAATAACAAACCTTACGCAGTATTAACTAGAAAAGATGGATCTTTTTTGGAAGAACTTTTTAAGTTAGAAATTCCAGAAGTAACTGATGGATTAATTACCGTAAAAAAAGTAGTTAGAATTCCAGGAGAAAAAGCAAAAGTATCAGTTGAATCATATGATGATAAAATTGATCCTGTTGGAGCTTGTGTAGGGATGAAAGGGACTAGAATACATCCAATTGTTAGAGAATTAAAAAATGAAAATATTGACGTAATAAATTACACTTCTAATACTCAATTATACATAACTAGAGCTTTAAGTCCTGCTAAGGTATCAATGATGGAGATAAATGAAGATAAAAAATATGTTAATGTATATGTAAAGCTTGAAGAAATTTCCAAAGCAATTGGAAGATATGGTCATAACATAAAACTTGCTAGTCAATTAACTGGATATAAAATACATATATTTAGAGATTATCCTTATGAAGATGATGTTGAATTAACAGAGTTTTCTGATGAAATTGAACCTAAAGTATTAGAAAAATTCTATAAGGTTGGATTAAACACTGCTAAATCTGTATTAAACTATAAAAAAAGTGATTTAAGTAAACTTACTAATTTAGAAGAAAAAACTATAATAAGAGTTGTTTCTATTCTAAAAAAGGAATTTGAAGAAGAATTAAATATATAA